The Mycolicibacterium hassiacum DSM 44199 genome includes a window with the following:
- a CDS encoding N5-glutamine methyltransferase family protein, with translation MTGPVPSGPLHAGEVVDALAADLRRAGYTIDGVAGLLGEDTYAAFTRGALWPALRVTEEALHTEQRALATLVRLFLLNTDEPAERVEAALPSAGVAALTANGVVEPAPNGSLRALLDVRPHSDGEHDFIVVADLDSATRPGPLRRDHVLGIGAASVSLARAVIRTPARRALDLGTGCGIQALHLQSHCDEIVATDTNERALVLASATARLNGMRWDLRHGSLFEPVAGERFDLIVSNPPFVVGAGELDYLYRDSGMAGDTLCRSLIEQVADHLEPGGTAHVMANWIVPAGADWRERVRGWLAGTGLHAWVVQRELADPISYVTLWTADAGETPEQAAQRGNRWLDWFARERIAGIGMGLITLRAPRTGERRRPEHVLEELIGPDDVLTGAEIDAFFARREYLATTTDDDLLAARLSVAPVLLDEQSLPGPDGWQSIGATVRRPGGPGAVIEVDEVGRALLAGCRGEVALGTLLDLLAAAHGLDADALTEAALPVVREAISRGILYQAE, from the coding sequence GTGACGGGGCCTGTCCCATCCGGGCCGCTGCACGCGGGCGAAGTAGTCGACGCGCTGGCCGCCGACCTGCGGCGGGCCGGATACACGATCGACGGGGTGGCCGGGCTGCTCGGCGAGGACACCTACGCCGCGTTCACGCGCGGGGCGCTGTGGCCGGCGCTGCGGGTCACCGAAGAGGCACTGCACACCGAACAGCGCGCGCTCGCGACGCTGGTGCGGCTGTTCCTGTTGAACACCGACGAACCGGCCGAGCGGGTCGAGGCGGCGCTGCCCTCGGCGGGGGTGGCCGCACTGACGGCCAACGGTGTCGTCGAACCGGCGCCGAACGGTTCCCTGCGCGCGCTGCTCGACGTCCGCCCGCACAGCGACGGCGAGCACGACTTCATCGTCGTCGCCGACCTGGACTCAGCGACTCGTCCCGGCCCGCTGCGCCGCGACCATGTGCTCGGCATCGGGGCCGCATCGGTGTCGTTGGCGCGCGCGGTGATTCGCACCCCGGCTCGCCGCGCCCTCGACCTCGGCACCGGCTGCGGTATTCAGGCGCTGCATCTGCAGTCGCACTGCGACGAGATCGTCGCCACCGACACCAACGAGCGCGCGTTGGTGCTGGCGTCGGCCACCGCCCGGCTCAACGGCATGCGCTGGGATCTGCGCCACGGCAGCCTGTTCGAGCCGGTGGCGGGGGAGCGGTTCGACCTGATCGTGTCCAACCCGCCGTTCGTGGTCGGCGCCGGCGAACTCGACTACCTCTACCGCGATTCCGGGATGGCCGGAGACACGTTGTGCCGCAGCCTGATCGAACAGGTCGCCGATCACCTCGAGCCGGGCGGCACCGCGCACGTGATGGCCAACTGGATCGTCCCCGCCGGCGCCGACTGGCGCGAACGGGTACGCGGCTGGCTGGCCGGCACCGGTCTGCACGCGTGGGTGGTGCAGCGCGAACTCGCCGACCCGATCAGCTACGTCACCCTGTGGACCGCCGACGCCGGCGAAACCCCGGAACAGGCGGCGCAGCGCGGCAACCGGTGGCTGGACTGGTTCGCCCGGGAGCGGATAGCCGGCATCGGCATGGGCCTGATCACCCTGCGCGCCCCGCGCACCGGCGAGCGCCGCCGACCCGAACACGTCCTCGAAGAGCTCATCGGGCCCGACGACGTCCTCACCGGCGCGGAGATCGACGCCTTCTTCGCCCGCCGCGAGTATCTGGCGACCACCACCGACGACGACCTGCTGGCAGCCCGGCTGTCGGTCGCGCCGGTGCTGCTCGACGAGCAGTCGCTGCCGGGCCCGGACGGTTGGCAGAGCATCGGGGCGACGGTGCGCCGGCCCGGCGGTCCCGGTGCGGTGATCGAGGTCGACGAGGTGGGCCGAGCGCTGCTGGCCGGATGCCGCGGCGAGGTCGCGTTGGGCACGCTGCTCGACCTGCTCGCCGCGGCCCACGGCCTCGACGCCGACGCGCTGACCGAAGCCGCACTGCCGGTGGTGCGCGAGGCGATCAGCCGCGGCATCCTGTATCAGGCCGAATGA
- a CDS encoding ferredoxin reductase: MAKNEVKYSVRVADTVRPTIAGADKHPGWHALRRVVSRITTPLLPDDYLKLINPLWTARELRGRIVEVRRETVDSATLVIKPGWGFSFDYQPGQYIGIGLFVDGRWRWRSYSLTSSPLTSRRNKTITITVKAMPEGFLSTHLVGGVKPGTVVRLAAPQGNFVLPDPAPAKVLFVTGGSGITPVMSMLRTLARRDQVTDIVHLHSAPTHSDVLFADELTDFANRYDGYKLQLRATRTEGRFDLANGLDAIVPDWRERQTWACGPAGMLDTVERVWSAAGFGDRLHLERFALAKTAGHGQGGKVEFARSGKSITVDGATPLLEAGERAGVRMPFGCRMGICQSCVVGLVDGYVRDLRTGAEHEPGTRIQTCISAASGDCELDV; encoded by the coding sequence GTGGCCAAGAACGAGGTCAAGTATTCGGTCCGGGTGGCCGATACGGTACGACCCACCATCGCCGGCGCAGACAAGCATCCCGGTTGGCATGCCCTACGCCGAGTCGTCTCGCGGATAACCACTCCGCTGCTGCCCGACGACTACCTCAAACTCATCAACCCGCTGTGGACCGCGCGCGAGCTGCGCGGCCGGATCGTCGAGGTGCGGCGCGAAACCGTCGACTCGGCGACCCTGGTGATCAAGCCCGGATGGGGCTTCTCCTTCGACTACCAGCCGGGCCAGTACATCGGCATCGGGTTGTTCGTCGACGGCCGGTGGCGCTGGCGGTCCTATTCGCTGACCTCCAGCCCGCTCACCTCCCGGCGGAACAAGACCATCACGATCACCGTCAAGGCGATGCCGGAGGGATTCCTGTCGACACACCTGGTCGGCGGGGTGAAACCCGGTACGGTCGTGCGACTGGCCGCGCCGCAGGGCAACTTCGTGCTGCCCGATCCGGCGCCGGCCAAGGTGCTGTTCGTCACCGGCGGCTCGGGCATCACCCCGGTGATGTCGATGCTGCGCACCCTGGCGCGCCGCGACCAGGTCACCGACATCGTCCACCTGCACTCCGCGCCGACACACTCCGACGTGCTGTTCGCCGATGAGCTGACCGACTTCGCGAACCGCTACGACGGTTACAAACTGCAGCTGCGAGCGACCCGCACCGAGGGGCGCTTCGATCTGGCGAACGGACTGGACGCGATCGTGCCGGACTGGCGCGAGCGGCAGACCTGGGCCTGCGGGCCGGCGGGGATGCTCGACACCGTCGAGCGTGTGTGGTCGGCGGCCGGGTTCGGCGATCGGCTGCACCTCGAGCGGTTCGCGCTGGCCAAGACCGCCGGTCACGGGCAGGGTGGCAAGGTTGAATTCGCGCGCAGCGGGAAATCCATCACCGTGGACGGCGCGACGCCGCTGCTGGAGGCCGGCGAGAGGGCCGGGGTGCGGATGCCCTTCGGCTGCCGGATGGGGATCTGCCAGTCCTGTGTGGTGGGCCTGGTCGACGGTTATGTGCGCGACCTGCGTACCGGTGCCGAACACGAACCCGGCACGCGCATACAGACCTGCATTTCCGCAGCTTCAGGCGATTGTGAGTTGGATGTCTGA
- the rsgA gene encoding ribosome small subunit-dependent GTPase A codes for MSRRLDYDESDVRIRPGRGSRPRTKIRPDHSDAQEAMVIGVDRGRWRCALGGDPNRRVTAMRARELGRTPIVVGDLVGLVGDVSGRPDTLARIVRRGERRTVLRRTADDTDPTERVVVANADQLLIVVALADPPPRVGLVQRALIAAYAGGLEPILCLTKTDLAPAEPFAAEFDGLDLRIVTAGRDDPLDELTPLLTGKVTVLLGHSGVGKSTLVNRLVPEADRATGEVTEIGKGRHTSTQSVAFPLSGGGWVIDTPGIRSFGLAHIEPDDVVLAFSDLAEAVKDCPRGCGHLGPPADPECALDTLTGTAANRARAARRLLTVLAE; via the coding sequence TTGAGTCGGCGGCTCGATTACGACGAGTCCGATGTTCGGATCCGGCCGGGACGCGGTTCGCGGCCCCGCACCAAGATCCGCCCCGACCACTCCGATGCGCAGGAAGCCATGGTCATCGGTGTCGACCGTGGCCGCTGGCGGTGTGCGCTCGGCGGCGACCCGAACCGCCGGGTCACCGCGATGCGCGCCCGCGAACTCGGGCGTACGCCGATCGTCGTCGGCGATCTGGTCGGTCTGGTCGGCGACGTGTCCGGCCGACCGGACACCCTGGCCCGCATAGTGCGTCGCGGTGAACGGCGAACCGTGTTGCGGCGCACCGCAGATGACACCGACCCCACGGAACGGGTGGTGGTGGCCAACGCCGATCAGCTGCTGATCGTGGTGGCGCTGGCCGACCCGCCGCCCCGGGTCGGGCTGGTGCAGCGTGCGCTGATCGCCGCCTACGCCGGGGGCCTGGAGCCGATCCTGTGCCTGACCAAGACCGACCTGGCGCCGGCCGAACCGTTCGCGGCGGAGTTCGACGGACTCGATCTGAGGATCGTCACCGCCGGGCGTGACGACCCGCTCGACGAGTTGACGCCGCTGCTCACCGGGAAGGTGACCGTGCTGCTCGGCCATTCCGGCGTGGGCAAGTCGACGTTGGTGAATCGCCTTGTGCCCGAAGCGGACCGGGCTACCGGTGAGGTGACCGAGATCGGCAAGGGGCGGCACACCTCCACCCAGTCGGTCGCGTTCCCGCTCAGCGGCGGCGGGTGGGTGATCGACACCCCGGGTATCCGGTCGTTCGGGCTCGCCCACATCGAACCCGACGATGTGGTGCTGGCGTTCTCCGATCTCGCCGAGGCCGTCAAGGACTGCCCGCGCGGCTGTGGGCATCTCGGCCCGCCGGCCGATCCCGAGTGTGCGCTGGACACGTTGACCGGCACCGCCGCCAACCGGGCCCGGGCCGCCCGCCGGCTGCTGACCGTGCTCGCCGAATAG
- a CDS encoding fatty acid desaturase family protein yields the protein MAITDVPAFAHLTEADIESLAVELDTIRQDIEDSLGERDARYIRRTIAAQRALEVSGRLILAASSKRSAFWAGTASLALAKIIENMEIGHNVMHGQWDWMNDPEIHSSTWEWDMTGAAKHWRFTHNFMHHKYTNILGMDDDVGYGLLRVTRDQKWKPHNLFNLVYNTVLAVLFEWGVAMQHLEIGKIFRGRDNREATMVRLREFGAKASQQVFKDYVAYPALTSLSPWASFKSTLKANVLANIIRNLWSNAVIFCGHFPDGAEKFTKTDMVGETKGHWYLRQMLGSANFNNGPILRFLSGNLCHQIEHHLYPDLPSNRLHEVSIRVREVCDKYDLPYTTGPFLVQYLKTWRTIAKLSLPDKFLKATADDAPETHSERMFAELEPAERRGLRSAMAAARERRRERRAVRKEKRAARRERRALAA from the coding sequence ATGGCGATCACTGATGTCCCGGCATTCGCGCATCTGACCGAAGCCGACATTGAGAGCCTGGCGGTCGAACTCGACACGATCCGGCAGGACATCGAGGACTCGCTCGGTGAGCGCGACGCCCGCTATATCCGCCGTACCATCGCCGCGCAGCGTGCTCTCGAGGTCTCCGGTCGACTGATCCTGGCCGCGAGTTCCAAGCGTTCGGCGTTCTGGGCGGGCACCGCGTCGCTGGCGCTGGCCAAGATCATCGAGAACATGGAGATCGGCCATAACGTCATGCATGGCCAGTGGGATTGGATGAACGATCCCGAGATTCACTCGTCGACCTGGGAATGGGACATGACGGGGGCGGCCAAGCACTGGCGGTTCACCCACAACTTCATGCACCACAAGTACACCAACATCCTGGGCATGGACGACGATGTGGGCTACGGACTGCTGCGCGTGACGCGCGACCAGAAGTGGAAGCCGCACAACCTGTTCAACCTGGTCTACAACACCGTGCTCGCCGTCCTGTTCGAGTGGGGTGTGGCCATGCAGCACCTGGAGATCGGAAAGATCTTCCGGGGTCGCGACAACCGCGAGGCCACCATGGTGCGTCTGCGCGAGTTCGGGGCCAAGGCGAGCCAGCAGGTGTTCAAGGACTATGTGGCCTACCCCGCCCTGACGTCGCTGTCGCCGTGGGCGTCGTTCAAGTCGACGCTCAAGGCCAACGTGCTGGCCAACATCATTCGCAACCTGTGGTCGAACGCGGTGATCTTCTGCGGTCATTTCCCTGACGGCGCAGAGAAATTCACCAAGACCGACATGGTCGGCGAGACCAAGGGGCACTGGTACCTGCGCCAGATGCTCGGCAGCGCGAACTTCAACAACGGTCCGATCCTGCGGTTCCTGAGCGGCAACCTGTGCCATCAGATCGAGCATCACCTGTATCCGGACCTGCCGAGCAATCGGCTGCATGAGGTATCGATCCGGGTGCGTGAGGTCTGCGACAAGTACGACCTGCCCTACACCACCGGGCCGTTCTTGGTGCAGTACCTCAAGACCTGGCGGACGATCGCCAAGCTGTCGCTGCCCGACAAGTTCCTCAAGGCCACCGCCGACGACGCGCCGGAGACCCACAGCGAGCGGATGTTCGCCGAGCTCGAGCCGGCGGAGCGCCGGGGGTTGCGTTCGGCGATGGCCGCGGCACGGGAACGCCGGCGGGAGCGGCGGGCGGTCCGCAAGGAGAAGCGGGCGGCGCGTCGTGAGAGGCGCGCCCTCGCCGCCTAG
- a CDS encoding class I SAM-dependent methyltransferase yields the protein MSTPSLWSAGRYDAVAEQIAPIAGAVVDAADRRAPLYGAAVVDLACGTGNATLAALARGARVTAVDLTPELIELGRQRVTGADVTWVTADAAATGLPAESFDAAVSNMGIIFVEPAGQVAELERLLKPGGTLAFSAWVRDPDNPFSAPIAKVFRPPPNPGYTPDQWGDADTVTDRLSAGFTDIRIETHTHTWRFPSLEAVMTFVTTQSPVHVAAFARADATQRDTLRNEFESALSAHCDQHGVQFDSGYVVVTARRR from the coding sequence ATGTCCACACCCTCCCTGTGGTCCGCGGGCCGCTACGACGCGGTGGCCGAACAGATCGCACCGATCGCCGGCGCGGTGGTCGACGCCGCCGACCGGCGCGCCCCGCTGTACGGCGCCGCGGTCGTCGATCTGGCCTGCGGTACCGGCAATGCCACGCTCGCGGCTCTCGCCCGGGGTGCGCGGGTGACCGCGGTGGACCTCACCCCCGAGCTGATCGAACTCGGCCGACAGCGGGTGACCGGCGCCGACGTGACCTGGGTGACCGCCGACGCGGCGGCGACGGGGCTGCCGGCCGAGTCGTTCGACGCCGCGGTGTCGAATATGGGCATCATCTTCGTCGAGCCGGCCGGTCAGGTCGCCGAACTCGAGCGGTTACTCAAACCCGGTGGAACACTGGCGTTCTCGGCGTGGGTACGCGATCCGGACAACCCGTTCTCCGCACCGATCGCCAAGGTGTTCCGCCCTCCGCCGAACCCGGGCTACACCCCCGATCAGTGGGGCGATGCGGATACCGTGACCGATCGACTGAGCGCTGGGTTTACCGATATACGGATCGAAACCCACACGCACACATGGCGCTTTCCGTCGCTCGAAGCCGTGATGACCTTCGTGACGACGCAATCGCCGGTTCACGTCGCGGCGTTCGCCAGAGCCGACGCGACGCAGCGCGATACGCTGCGGAACGAGTTCGAATCCGCGCTGAGCGCCCACTGTGACCAGCACGGCGTGCAGTTCGATTCCGGCTATGTCGTGGTGACCGCGCGGCGCCGCTGA
- the aroA gene encoding 3-phosphoshikimate 1-carboxyvinyltransferase, whose amino-acid sequence MSTRETPDAWPAPTADGPVDATVTVPGSKSLTNRALVLAALAADSGVSTISGALRSRDTDLMIAALQTLGVAVDGDGTELTVGGSGTPGPRPGARIDCGLAGTVLRFLPPVAALSTADVVFDGDEQARARPIKPLLDALRGLGVDVDGDGLPFTVRGRGRVSGGTVHIDASASSQFVSGLLLSGARFDNGLTVVHTGESVPSAPHVAMTVAMLRDAGVNVDDSRPNHWRVGPGPVAARHWAIEPDLSNATPFVAAAIVTGGVVRIAGWPRRSKQPADAIIATLQKLGAAVQQRDSHLEVRGSGGYGGIDVDLHDIGELTPTVAAMAALATPGSVSKLTGIAHLRGHETDRLAALSTEINRLGGQCEETPDGLIITARPLRGGRWRSYADHRMATAGAIIGLRVPGVTVEDIGTTAKTLPEFPQLWERLLAGDSANEEGHRR is encoded by the coding sequence GTGAGCACGCGCGAGACCCCGGACGCCTGGCCGGCTCCCACCGCGGACGGCCCGGTGGATGCCACCGTGACCGTTCCCGGTTCGAAGTCGCTCACCAACCGGGCGCTGGTGCTGGCCGCGCTGGCCGCGGACTCGGGGGTCTCGACGATCAGCGGGGCGCTGCGCAGCCGCGACACCGATCTGATGATCGCCGCACTGCAGACGCTCGGGGTCGCCGTCGACGGCGACGGCACCGAGCTGACCGTCGGCGGTTCCGGCACGCCGGGCCCCCGCCCGGGGGCCCGCATCGACTGCGGGCTGGCGGGCACCGTGCTGCGGTTTCTGCCCCCGGTGGCCGCGCTGAGCACCGCCGACGTGGTGTTCGACGGCGACGAACAGGCCCGGGCCCGGCCGATCAAACCGCTGCTCGACGCGCTGCGGGGCCTCGGGGTGGACGTCGACGGCGACGGGCTGCCGTTCACCGTGCGCGGGCGCGGGCGCGTGTCCGGCGGCACCGTACACATCGACGCGTCGGCGTCGTCGCAGTTCGTCTCCGGGCTGCTGCTGTCGGGAGCGCGGTTCGACAACGGCCTGACGGTGGTGCACACCGGCGAGTCGGTGCCGTCGGCGCCGCATGTGGCGATGACGGTGGCGATGCTGCGTGACGCCGGGGTGAACGTCGACGACAGCCGTCCGAACCACTGGCGGGTCGGCCCCGGCCCGGTGGCCGCGCGGCACTGGGCGATCGAACCCGACCTGTCGAACGCGACGCCGTTCGTCGCCGCGGCGATCGTCACCGGCGGCGTGGTGCGCATCGCCGGCTGGCCGCGGCGGAGCAAACAACCCGCCGACGCCATCATCGCGACCCTGCAGAAGCTGGGGGCTGCTGTGCAGCAGCGTGATTCGCATCTGGAGGTGCGGGGTTCGGGCGGCTACGGCGGCATCGACGTGGACCTGCACGACATCGGCGAGCTGACGCCGACGGTCGCGGCCATGGCCGCGCTGGCCACCCCGGGATCGGTGTCGAAGCTGACCGGGATCGCGCATCTGCGCGGCCATGAGACCGACCGGCTGGCCGCGCTGTCGACCGAGATCAACCGGCTCGGCGGGCAGTGCGAGGAGACCCCGGACGGGCTGATCATCACGGCGCGGCCGCTGCGCGGCGGGCGGTGGCGCTCCTACGCCGACCACCGGATGGCCACCGCGGGCGCGATCATCGGGCTGCGGGTGCCGGGCGTGACGGTCGAGGACATCGGCACCACCGCCAAGACCCTGCCGGAGTTCCCGCAGCTGTGGGAGCGGCTGCTGGCCGGGGACAGCGCGAACGAGGAGGGACATCGGCGTTGA
- a CDS encoding oxygenase MpaB family protein, producing MTDRYRISVRRRTARWDPDREVSAKEAMDFWSFAAAAANVVMQLSWPEVGHGVVESKVDSGNLLKHPWKRARTTLQYLAVAVFGNDDDRAAFRDAVDSAHRHVKSTPDSPVQYNAFDRELQMWVAACLFVGLEDTHQLLRGEMTPEQAEQFYRSAWTLGTTLQVTEDQWPPNRAAFDDYWRQACQRVSIDDRVREYLNHMIGLRMINPLLGLPFRPLLRFLTTGFLAPVFREQMGLRWSGSRQFLFEMLFLLVAFVNRFIPVFLRQGGSYLLLLDIRRRVRTHKALV from the coding sequence ATGACCGACCGCTACCGCATCTCCGTTCGCCGGCGCACCGCGCGCTGGGACCCCGATCGCGAGGTGTCGGCCAAGGAGGCAATGGACTTCTGGTCGTTCGCCGCGGCCGCCGCCAACGTGGTCATGCAGCTGTCGTGGCCGGAGGTCGGTCACGGCGTGGTGGAGAGCAAGGTCGATTCCGGAAACCTGCTCAAACACCCGTGGAAACGGGCCCGCACCACGCTGCAGTACCTTGCGGTGGCCGTTTTCGGCAACGACGACGATCGTGCCGCCTTCCGCGACGCCGTCGACTCCGCGCACCGACACGTCAAGTCCACTCCGGACAGCCCGGTGCAGTACAACGCGTTCGACCGCGAACTGCAGATGTGGGTTGCCGCATGCCTTTTCGTCGGCCTGGAGGACACCCATCAGCTGCTGCGCGGGGAGATGACCCCCGAACAGGCCGAACAGTTCTACCGGTCGGCGTGGACACTGGGCACGACATTGCAGGTGACCGAGGACCAGTGGCCACCGAATCGGGCGGCATTCGACGACTACTGGCGCCAGGCCTGCCAGCGGGTCAGCATCGACGACCGGGTGCGGGAGTACCTGAACCACATGATCGGTCTGCGAATGATCAACCCGCTGTTGGGACTTCCGTTCCGCCCGCTGCTGAGATTCCTCACCACCGGTTTCCTCGCCCCGGTGTTCCGCGAGCAGATGGGCCTGCGGTGGAGCGGATCTCGCCAGTTCCTGTTCGAGATGCTGTTTCTGTTGGTGGCGTTCGTGAACAGGTTCATCCCGGTGTTCCTCCGCCAGGGCGGCAGTTACCTGTTGCTGCTGGACATCCGTCGGCGGGTCCGCACGCATAAGGCACTGGTGTGA
- a CDS encoding MarR family winged helix-turn-helix transcriptional regulator, with amino-acid sequence MDDTSVRELAAVLHGLAWRIARLGPAKAGVEPLPSSELAVLRAIMDAPGCCVSDVAASVSMQSSNVSAAVRALVERGLVDKHQHEQDRRITVLRPTPRALAEREAIEEAVLGTVSAALAPLSPESVAALMNAIPAMRELTDQVAAFWPGGPPARHSA; translated from the coding sequence ATGGACGACACCTCGGTGCGTGAACTCGCGGCGGTGCTGCACGGGCTGGCCTGGCGCATCGCCCGCCTCGGCCCGGCCAAGGCCGGCGTCGAACCGTTGCCGTCCTCCGAGTTGGCCGTGCTGCGCGCCATCATGGACGCGCCCGGCTGCTGCGTCTCGGACGTGGCCGCGTCGGTCTCCATGCAGTCGAGCAACGTCAGCGCTGCCGTGCGGGCCTTGGTGGAGCGGGGCCTGGTCGACAAGCATCAGCACGAACAGGACCGGCGCATCACCGTGCTGCGGCCCACCCCGCGGGCCCTCGCCGAGCGGGAGGCCATCGAAGAGGCCGTGCTCGGAACGGTTTCGGCTGCTCTGGCCCCACTGTCACCGGAAAGCGTTGCCGCGCTGATGAATGCGATTCCGGCGATGCGTGAGCTCACCGATCAGGTGGCGGCATTCTGGCCGGGCGGACCCCCGGCCCGGCACAGCGCCTGA
- a CDS encoding multidrug effflux MFS transporter: protein MPPDTHWRAATPAALLIPVLALLNAVTPLSIDMYLSAFPQMATEFDTTPSAVQLTMTTFPVGLAAGQLVIGPLSDRYGRRRPLIIGTVACLLASALCIVAPSIGALIGLRFVQGFTGAAGVVISRAIIADVARGSSAARLFAVMMLISVAAPVIGPVLGGLIVSDLGWRAVFAALALINLLMVIGVLIGAPESLPVDQRRPSGFKALAASTASVLRNRHYLGYTLTVALVAGAMFAYIAASPFVLQNIIGLGPRAYAFTFGACALAIAAGSMGSARIVGRFGPRRVLMGGVLAAVVIAALQLLNVTIGGVTPGVTIALMACFLAALGFVYANATSLAVTEVAYAAGTGSAVLGFLQYGAGAITPPLVGLAGSASAVPMGVVMATASVLAAAALFTLTRGHVVTDDRAESRPAVAEQHA from the coding sequence ATGCCTCCGGACACCCACTGGCGGGCCGCTACGCCCGCTGCCCTGTTGATCCCCGTGCTCGCCCTGCTCAACGCGGTCACGCCGTTGTCGATCGACATGTACCTGTCGGCGTTCCCGCAGATGGCGACGGAGTTCGATACCACCCCCTCGGCGGTCCAGCTCACCATGACCACGTTCCCGGTCGGGCTTGCCGCCGGTCAGTTGGTGATCGGGCCGCTGTCGGACCGCTACGGCCGGCGTCGCCCGCTGATCATCGGCACCGTCGCCTGCCTGCTGGCCAGCGCGCTGTGCATCGTCGCACCGTCCATCGGAGCGCTGATCGGGTTGCGCTTCGTGCAGGGGTTCACCGGAGCGGCCGGCGTGGTGATCTCCCGGGCGATCATCGCCGACGTCGCGCGCGGCAGCAGCGCGGCCCGGTTGTTCGCGGTGATGATGCTCATCTCCGTCGCGGCACCCGTCATCGGGCCGGTCCTCGGCGGGCTGATCGTCAGCGATCTCGGCTGGCGCGCGGTGTTCGCGGCGCTGGCGTTGATCAACCTGCTCATGGTGATCGGCGTGCTGATCGGCGCGCCGGAATCCCTGCCGGTCGATCAGCGCCGGCCGAGCGGATTCAAGGCGCTGGCCGCCAGCACGGCCAGCGTGCTGCGCAATCGTCACTACCTCGGCTACACCTTGACCGTGGCGCTGGTGGCGGGCGCGATGTTCGCCTACATCGCCGCGTCACCGTTCGTGCTGCAGAACATCATCGGGCTCGGCCCGCGGGCCTACGCATTCACCTTCGGCGCCTGCGCACTGGCCATCGCCGCGGGCAGCATGGGCTCCGCGCGGATCGTCGGCCGGTTCGGACCCCGCCGGGTGCTGATGGGCGGCGTGCTGGCGGCGGTGGTGATCGCGGCTCTGCAGTTGCTCAATGTGACGATCGGCGGTGTCACGCCCGGGGTCACCATCGCGTTGATGGCATGCTTTCTGGCGGCCCTCGGATTCGTGTACGCGAACGCCACCAGCCTGGCCGTCACCGAGGTGGCCTACGCGGCCGGGACGGGGTCGGCGGTGTTGGGATTTCTGCAGTACGGGGCGGGCGCGATCACGCCACCGCTGGTCGGGCTGGCCGGCAGTGCCAGCGCGGTGCCGATGGGCGTGGTGATGGCGACCGCCTCCGTTCTCGCCGCGGCCGCGCTGTTCACCCTCACCCGCGGGCACGTGGTGACCGACGACCGCGCCGAATCCCGGCCCGCGGTGGCCGAACAGCACGCCTGA
- a CDS encoding SOS response-associated peptidase — protein MCGRFAVTTDPAVLAQKIQAIDETAGAGGAGGSPGPNYNVAPTSTIATVVRRHTEPDDEPTRRIRAMRWGLIPPWTKASDDGRPDTKGPLLINARAEKVTTSPAFRNSAKNKRCLVPMTGWYEWRGEKGNKTPFFMYGADGEPLFMAGLWSTWRPKDAPPDAPPLISCTIITTDAVGPLAEIHDRMPLSISAEDWDRWLDPDAPIDEGLLRGHGDLDRIAIREVSKLVNNVRNNGPELIEPVDTQPEQATLL, from the coding sequence ATGTGTGGGCGATTCGCGGTGACCACCGATCCGGCGGTGCTGGCGCAGAAGATCCAGGCGATCGACGAGACCGCCGGCGCCGGCGGGGCCGGCGGCTCCCCGGGACCCAACTACAACGTCGCGCCGACCAGCACGATCGCCACCGTGGTGCGCCGGCACACCGAACCCGACGACGAGCCGACGCGCCGCATCCGGGCGATGCGGTGGGGGCTCATCCCGCCCTGGACCAAGGCGTCCGACGACGGCAGGCCCGACACCAAGGGGCCGCTGCTGATCAACGCGCGTGCCGAGAAGGTCACCACCTCACCGGCGTTTCGTAACTCCGCGAAGAACAAGCGCTGCCTGGTGCCGATGACCGGGTGGTACGAGTGGCGCGGCGAAAAGGGCAACAAGACGCCGTTCTTCATGTACGGCGCCGACGGGGAGCCGCTGTTCATGGCGGGGCTGTGGTCGACCTGGCGGCCCAAGGACGCGCCACCGGACGCCCCGCCGCTGATCAGCTGCACGATCATCACCACCGATGCGGTGGGGCCGCTGGCCGAGATCCACGACCGGATGCCGCTGAGCATCAGCGCCGAGGACTGGGACCGCTGGCTGGACCCGGACGCCCCGATCGACGAGGGGCTGCTGCGCGGCCACGGCGATCTGGACCGGATCGCCATCCGGGAGGTGTCGAAGCTGGTCAACAACGTCCGCAACAACGGGCCCGAACTGATCGAGCCGGTCGACACGCAACCCGAGCAGGCCACGCTGCTGTGA